One Oenanthe melanoleuca isolate GR-GAL-2019-014 chromosome 3, OMel1.0, whole genome shotgun sequence DNA segment encodes these proteins:
- the POU3F2 gene encoding POU domain, class 3, transcription factor 2: MATAASNHYSLLASGSPMVHAEPPGGMQPGGGYRDAGALVQADYALQSNGHPLSHAHQWIAALSHGGPGGGGGGGGGGGGGGGGGGEAPWSAGALGQPDIKPAVVQAGGRGDELPPPPQHPPPGRAPHLVHHGGGGGGHHAAAAAAAAAAAWRAGGAAHLPPGMAAANGAQAGLLYSQPPGFTVNGMLGAGQPGLHHHGLRDAHEEPPPGPPHHGPEHPPPPHGPHPGAAGPAPSAAAAAPPGPPPHHDPHSDEDTPTSDDLEQFAKQFKQRRIKLGFTQADVGLALGTLYGNVFSQTTICRFEALQLSFKNMCKLKPLLNKWLEEADSSSGSPTSIDKIAAQGRKRKKRTSIEVSVKGALESHFLKCPKPSAQEITSLADSLQLEKEVVRVWFCNRRQKEKRMTPPGGTLPGAEDVYGASRDTPPHHGVQTPVQ; the protein is encoded by the coding sequence ATGGCGACCGCAGCCTCCAACCACTACAGCCTGCTCGCCTCCGGCTCCCCCATGGTGCACGCCGAGCCGCCCGGCGGCATGCAGCCCGGCGGCGGCTACCGCGACGCCGGCGCCCTGGTGCAGGCGGACTACGCGCTGCAGAGCAACGGGCACCCGCTGAGCCACGCTCACCAGTGGATCGCGGCGCTGTCCCACGGCGGCCccggcggtggcggcggcggcggcggcggcgggggcggcggcggcggcggcggcggcgaggcGCCCTGGTCGGCGGGCGCGCTGGGCCAGCCCGACATCAAGCCGGCGGTGGTGCAAGCGGGCGGGCGCGGCGACgagctgccgccgccgccgcagcaCCCGCCGCCGGGGCGGGCGCCGCACCTGGTGCAccacggcggcggcggcggagggcACCacgcggcggcggcggcggcggcggcggcggcggcgtggcgggcgggcggcgcggcgcaCCTGCCGCCCGGCATGGCCGCGGCCAACGGCGCGCAGGCGGGGCTGCTCTACTCGCAGCCGCCCGGCTTCACCGTCAACGGGATGCTGGGCGCCGGGCAGCCCGGGCTGCACCACCACGGCCTGCGCGACGCCCACGAGGagccgccgccggggccgccgcaCCACGGCCCCGAGCACCCGCCGCCGCCCCACGGCCCCCACCccggggcggccgggccggcgccgtccgccgccgccgccgcgccccccGGGCCGCCGCCGCACCACGACCCGCACTCCGACGAGGACACGCCGACCTCGGACGACCTGGAGCAGTTCGCCAAGCAGTTCAAGCAGCGGCGCATCAAACTGGGATTTACCCAAGCGGACGTGGGGCTGGCGCTGGGCACCCTCTACGGCAACGTCTTCTCGCAGACCACCATCTGCCGCTTCGaggccctgcagctcagcttcaAGAACATGTGCAAGCTGAAGCCTTTGTTGAACAAGTGGTTGGAGGAGGCGGACTCCTCCTCGGGCAGCCCCACCAGCATAGACAAGATCGCGGCGCAGGGCCGCAAGCGGAAAAAGCGCACCTCCATCGAGGTGAGCGTCAAGGGCGCGCTGGAGAGCCACTTCCTCAAGTGCCCCAAGCCCTCCGCCCAGGAGATCACCTCGCTCGCGGACAGCCtacagctggagaaggaggtggTGAGAGTGTGGTTTTGTAACAGGAGACAGAAAGAGAAGCGCATGACTCCCCCGGGAGGGACGCTGCCGGGCGCCGAGGACGTGTACGGGGCCAGCAGGGACACGCCGCCGCACCACGGGGTGCAGACCCCCGTGCAGTGA